In Camelina sativa cultivar DH55 chromosome 16, Cs, whole genome shotgun sequence, a single window of DNA contains:
- the LOC104751256 gene encoding uncharacterized protein LOC104751256 isoform X1, producing the protein MQRIVDNALAVTKESVKTVTYESLNNIARCINGVSALLLTLLPGKANILEGLHGWELRPTFRGPRLPRWMHNGVSSFNEFIHELSVDSDTSSLEYSSGDESDGPLPASPLSQSSRLSWASASANSECHWTEWLTFILWWLIFPLRILLWIPQYLTSLFFKRSSRTPSSPRRHQHSSRPRISKTNSSKDHDVPNRATDRRRGVIEDLHLAIEICIEAIFDFFHKATHLLLSPSEAFAILLSWFSAFSHSSKRHHGDVSVDETVLTATLGDTDPSPTERPVEQPTTLYNSMNTDTRTCQDVITELGYPYEAIRVVTSDGYVLVLERIPRRDARKAVFLQHGVLDSSMGWVSNGVVGSPAFAAYDQGYDVFLGNFRGLVSRDHVNKNISSKEFWRYSINEHGTEDIPAMIEKIHEIKTTELKLCQPNIDEEINQEEPFKLCAICHSLGGAAILMYVITQKIKEKPHRLSRLILLSPAGFHEDSNLGFTLVEYIFLFISPVLACVIPAFYIPTRFFRMLLNKLARDFHNYPALGGLVQTLMSYVVGGDSSNWVGVLGLPHYNMNDMPAVSFRVAKHLAQIKHTGKFRMYDYGSRSANMEVYGSPEPLDLGESYKFIDVPVDLVAGRNDKVIRSSMVKKHYKVMRDAEVDVSFNEFEYAHLDFTFSHREELLRYVMSRLLLVEPTPVQQRQTSPKGMKLKKKKKEVQ; encoded by the exons TTCTCCCTGGGAAGGCTAATATTCTTGAAGGTCTTCATGGCTGGGAACTCAGGCCAACGTTTCGTGGACCACGTTTACCTCGCTGGATGCATAA TGGGGTCTCTTCTTTCAATGAGTTCATTCATGAGCTTTCTGTGGATTCTGATACTTCAAGCTTGGAGTATTCTTCTGGAGATGAAAGTGATGGTCCGCTGCCTGCATCACCATTATCTCAAAGCTCACGCCTCTCTTGGGCCAGCGCTTCTGCTAATTCTGAATGTCATTGGACTGAGTGGCTTACCTTCATTCTTTGGTGGTTGATTTTTCCTCTACGGATCTTGCTATGGATACCACAATATTTGACGAGTTTGTTCTTTAAACGAAGTTCAAGAACTCCTTCGAGCCCAAGAAGGCACCAACATTCTTCTAGACCTCGTATTAGCAAGACCAACTCTAGCAAAGACCATGATGTTCCCAACAGAGCTACTGATAGAAGACGCGGAGTTATTGAG GATCTTCACCTTGCTATCGAGATATGCATAGAAgcaatatttgatttttttcacaaGGCTACGCATCTTCTCCTTTCTCCATCAGAAGCTTTCGCAATATTGTTATCATGGTTCTCAGCTTTCAGTCACAGCTCTAAAAGACACCATGGTGACGTTTCAGTTGATGAAACTGTGCTGACTGCTACTTTAGGAGATACAGATCCATCTCCCACGGAAAGGCCCGTAGAACAGCCCACAACCTTATACAACTCTATGAACACAGATACCCGAACGTGTCAAGATGTCATAACAGAGCTGGG GTATCCTTACGAAGCTATTCGTGTTGTTACATCTGACGGATATGTTCTCGTCTTGGAAAGGATACCAAG ACGCGATGCAAGGAAAGCTGTTTTTTTGCAGCATGGGGTTTTGGATTCTTCGATGGG atggGTATCTAATGGGGTTGTTGGATCTCCTGCTTTTGCTGCGTATGACCAAG GCTATGATGTTTTTCTGGGTAACTTTCGGGGTTTAGTTTCAAGAGATCATGTGAACAAGAACATATCCTCAAAAGA GTTCTGGCGATACTCCATTAACGAGCACGGTACTGAGGATATCCCAGCGATGATAGAAAAAATTCATGAAATAAAAACTACAGAACTCAAGCTCTGCCAGCCCAATATCGATGAAGAAATCAACCAGGAGGAGCCTTTTAAGCTCTGTGCCATCTGTCATAGTCTAGGCGGTGCTGCAATTCTGATGTATGTTATTACTCAAAAAATCAAGGAGAAGCCGCACAGACTCTCGCGACTAATCTTACTTTCACCTGCTGGGTTTCATGAGGACTCAAACTTAGGTTTCACATTAGTTGAATACATATTCCTTTTCATTAGTCCAGTTTTGGCTTGCGTCATTCCTGCCTTCTACATACCGACAAGATTCTTCAGGATGCTTCTGAACAAGTTAGCTCGTGACTTTCACAACTATCCTGCTCTTGGTGGACTGGTCCAAACTCTAATGAGTTATGTAGTTGGTGGAGACAGCTCGAATTGGGTCGGAGTCTTAGGATTGCCTCACTACAACATGAATGACATGCCAGCTGTCTCCTTCCGTGTGGCGAAACATCTTGCTCAGATCAAACACACCGGTAAATTCAGGATGTATGATTATGGAAGCAGATCAGCTAACATGGAGGTTTATGGCTCTCCTGAACCGCTTGATCTAGGGGAGTCTTACAAGTTCATCGATGTGCCTGTGGATTTAGTAGCGGGAAGGAATGACAAGGTGATTCGGTCTTCCATGGTGAAGAAACACTACAAGGTGATGAGAGATGCAGAGGTTGATGTATCGTTTAATGAGTTTGAGTATGCTCACCTTGATTTCACATTCTCTCACCGCGAAGAGCTTTTGAGATATGTGATGTCGCGGCTTCTGCTTGTGGAACCGACACCAGTTCAACAGAGGCAAACCAGCCCTAAAGgtatgaagttgaagaagaagaaaaaggaagtaCAGTAG
- the LOC104751256 gene encoding lipase member N isoform X2, with protein sequence MHNGVSSFNEFIHELSVDSDTSSLEYSSGDESDGPLPASPLSQSSRLSWASASANSECHWTEWLTFILWWLIFPLRILLWIPQYLTSLFFKRSSRTPSSPRRHQHSSRPRISKTNSSKDHDVPNRATDRRRGVIEDLHLAIEICIEAIFDFFHKATHLLLSPSEAFAILLSWFSAFSHSSKRHHGDVSVDETVLTATLGDTDPSPTERPVEQPTTLYNSMNTDTRTCQDVITELGYPYEAIRVVTSDGYVLVLERIPRRDARKAVFLQHGVLDSSMGWVSNGVVGSPAFAAYDQGYDVFLGNFRGLVSRDHVNKNISSKEFWRYSINEHGTEDIPAMIEKIHEIKTTELKLCQPNIDEEINQEEPFKLCAICHSLGGAAILMYVITQKIKEKPHRLSRLILLSPAGFHEDSNLGFTLVEYIFLFISPVLACVIPAFYIPTRFFRMLLNKLARDFHNYPALGGLVQTLMSYVVGGDSSNWVGVLGLPHYNMNDMPAVSFRVAKHLAQIKHTGKFRMYDYGSRSANMEVYGSPEPLDLGESYKFIDVPVDLVAGRNDKVIRSSMVKKHYKVMRDAEVDVSFNEFEYAHLDFTFSHREELLRYVMSRLLLVEPTPVQQRQTSPKGMKLKKKKKEVQ encoded by the exons ATGCATAA TGGGGTCTCTTCTTTCAATGAGTTCATTCATGAGCTTTCTGTGGATTCTGATACTTCAAGCTTGGAGTATTCTTCTGGAGATGAAAGTGATGGTCCGCTGCCTGCATCACCATTATCTCAAAGCTCACGCCTCTCTTGGGCCAGCGCTTCTGCTAATTCTGAATGTCATTGGACTGAGTGGCTTACCTTCATTCTTTGGTGGTTGATTTTTCCTCTACGGATCTTGCTATGGATACCACAATATTTGACGAGTTTGTTCTTTAAACGAAGTTCAAGAACTCCTTCGAGCCCAAGAAGGCACCAACATTCTTCTAGACCTCGTATTAGCAAGACCAACTCTAGCAAAGACCATGATGTTCCCAACAGAGCTACTGATAGAAGACGCGGAGTTATTGAG GATCTTCACCTTGCTATCGAGATATGCATAGAAgcaatatttgatttttttcacaaGGCTACGCATCTTCTCCTTTCTCCATCAGAAGCTTTCGCAATATTGTTATCATGGTTCTCAGCTTTCAGTCACAGCTCTAAAAGACACCATGGTGACGTTTCAGTTGATGAAACTGTGCTGACTGCTACTTTAGGAGATACAGATCCATCTCCCACGGAAAGGCCCGTAGAACAGCCCACAACCTTATACAACTCTATGAACACAGATACCCGAACGTGTCAAGATGTCATAACAGAGCTGGG GTATCCTTACGAAGCTATTCGTGTTGTTACATCTGACGGATATGTTCTCGTCTTGGAAAGGATACCAAG ACGCGATGCAAGGAAAGCTGTTTTTTTGCAGCATGGGGTTTTGGATTCTTCGATGGG atggGTATCTAATGGGGTTGTTGGATCTCCTGCTTTTGCTGCGTATGACCAAG GCTATGATGTTTTTCTGGGTAACTTTCGGGGTTTAGTTTCAAGAGATCATGTGAACAAGAACATATCCTCAAAAGA GTTCTGGCGATACTCCATTAACGAGCACGGTACTGAGGATATCCCAGCGATGATAGAAAAAATTCATGAAATAAAAACTACAGAACTCAAGCTCTGCCAGCCCAATATCGATGAAGAAATCAACCAGGAGGAGCCTTTTAAGCTCTGTGCCATCTGTCATAGTCTAGGCGGTGCTGCAATTCTGATGTATGTTATTACTCAAAAAATCAAGGAGAAGCCGCACAGACTCTCGCGACTAATCTTACTTTCACCTGCTGGGTTTCATGAGGACTCAAACTTAGGTTTCACATTAGTTGAATACATATTCCTTTTCATTAGTCCAGTTTTGGCTTGCGTCATTCCTGCCTTCTACATACCGACAAGATTCTTCAGGATGCTTCTGAACAAGTTAGCTCGTGACTTTCACAACTATCCTGCTCTTGGTGGACTGGTCCAAACTCTAATGAGTTATGTAGTTGGTGGAGACAGCTCGAATTGGGTCGGAGTCTTAGGATTGCCTCACTACAACATGAATGACATGCCAGCTGTCTCCTTCCGTGTGGCGAAACATCTTGCTCAGATCAAACACACCGGTAAATTCAGGATGTATGATTATGGAAGCAGATCAGCTAACATGGAGGTTTATGGCTCTCCTGAACCGCTTGATCTAGGGGAGTCTTACAAGTTCATCGATGTGCCTGTGGATTTAGTAGCGGGAAGGAATGACAAGGTGATTCGGTCTTCCATGGTGAAGAAACACTACAAGGTGATGAGAGATGCAGAGGTTGATGTATCGTTTAATGAGTTTGAGTATGCTCACCTTGATTTCACATTCTCTCACCGCGAAGAGCTTTTGAGATATGTGATGTCGCGGCTTCTGCTTGTGGAACCGACACCAGTTCAACAGAGGCAAACCAGCCCTAAAGgtatgaagttgaagaagaagaaaaaggaagtaCAGTAG
- the LOC104753829 gene encoding protein DENND6A, translated as MSRSPSFSVKPELSLKPDPESLKRWIHAFCIMRFDLEQGQLLEECYPPGCLSQEEEIEVSFNSFPDSVSQHHNRSSIHDCIFFFRFRRPKKNAEERDGSDKYLYGYVFNRQRHDERLKRGGEQKSVVILSHTPYSSVFRPLLQIIGPLYFDVGNKAIQHIAGYVSMWPAPVPGKLMELPIGNAMLKVNLPPAHSLPLENGVLYEESSSSMAPLLPTNQSVPQGLFHDADLFGIYRGLLLQLWTLWELLLIGEPILIIAPTPPQCSEAVACLVSMVAPLFCSVDFRPYFTIHDPGFARLNSLREGDTFPPMVLGVTNLFFLKALRNIPHVVSVGTPAPIKLRRDGPLCLMTEHKEAVWTTYSAITKPDTSILNRLIDAGMSPRVEESMSVVNNEILRRHFLELTTNFLAPFGPYFQVNAPSDGTSPYVTPPSLPSFGAEEFLSNLSGRGVGKFLSKRMKSNWPDLYRRFLQGPNFMPWFQRRRAVAEQEQRRLWRLARMKTDMRQITSQMNELEAVDSFNAIEKHINEEVKARESGGGGADLEGTFQKLKKDLQAVFSVLPRDMQQLLLLNPQRASLLQDPSDLQ; from the exons ATGAGTCGGTCTCCATCTTTCTCTGTGAAGCCTGAGCTTAGTTTAAAGCCTGATCCTGAGTCTTTGAAACGATGGATTCATGCATTTTGCATTATGAGGTTTGATCTTGAGCAAGGGCAGCTTTTGGAAGAGTGTTATCCACCTGGTTGTCtctcacaagaagaagaaattgaggtTTCGTTCAATTCCTTTCCTGATTCTGTCTCACAGCATCATAACCGCTCAAGCATACATGACTGCATTTTCTTTTTCCGGTTTCGTAGACCGAAGAAGAACGCTGAGGAGAGAGATGGTAGTGATAAGTACTTGTATGGTTATGTGTTTAATAGGCAGAGGCATGATGAAAGGTTGAAAAGGGGAGGTGAACAGAAGTCTGTGGTGATATTATCGCATACGCCTTACTCTAGTGTTTTTAGGCCTTTGCTTCAGATCATTGGCCCTTTGTATTTTGATGTTGGAAATAAGGCTATTCAACATATTGCTGGTTATGTCTCTATGTGGCCTGCTCCTGTACCCGGTAAGCTAATGGAGTTGCCAATTGGTAATGCAATGCTTAAGGTGAACTTGCCGCCTGCTCATAGCCTTCCCTTGGAAAATGGTGTTTTGTAtgaggaatcttcttcttctatggcTCCTTTGCTGCCTACAAATCAGTCTGTTCCTCAAGGTCTTTTCCATGATGCAGATCTTTTTGGCATTTACCGGGGGCTATTGTTGCAGCTATGGACATTATGGGAATTGTTACTTATAGGCGAGCCCATCCTTATCATTGCACCAACGCCTCCGCAATGTTCTGAGGCAGTTGCTTGTCTTGTGAGTATGGTTGCCCCACTATTTTGTAGCGTCGACTTTAGACCATATTTCACTATACATGATCCAGGATTTGCTCGACTAAACTCACTCCGAGAAGGAGACACTTTCCCGCCAATGGTTTTGGGTGTCACCAATCTCTTTTTCCTTAAAGCTCTTCGCAATATCCCTCATGTTGTCTCAGTTGGAACCCCTGCTCCAA TAAAACTTAGACGAGATGGACCTCTGTGTCTGATGACAGAGCACAAGGAAGCTGTTTGGACCACCTACTCTGCAATAACTAAGCCAGACACTTCTATTTTGAATAGACTTATTGATGCTGGGATGTCACCGAGGGTTGAGGAGTCAATGTCAGTTGTTAATAATGAGATTCTGCGACGCCATTTCTTGGAATTAACTACAAATTTCCTGGCACCTTTTGGTCCATATTTCCAGGTCAATGCTCCTTCCGATGGAACTTCCCCGTATGTTACCCCTCCTTCGCTCCCATCATTCGGTGCAGAGGAATTCCTTTCAAATTTATCTGGGAGAGGTGTAGGGAAGTTTTTGTCTAAACGCATGAAATCCAACTGGCCCGACTTGTATAG GCGGTTTCTGCAAGGGCCAAATTTTATGCCTTGGTTCCAAAGAAGGCGTGCTGTTGCCGAGCAAGAACAACGTAGATTATGGAGGCTAGCTAGAATGAAAACTGATATGAGACAGATTACGTCTCAGATGAATGAATTGGAAGCTGTGGATTCCTTCAATGCCATTGAGAAACACATAAATGAGGAAGTCAAG GCGCGGGAATCAGGAGGAGGAGGTGCCGATTTGGAAGGAACGTTTCAGAAACTGAAGAAGGATCTACAAGCAGTGTTCAGTGTGCTTCCAAGGGACATGCAGCAACTTCTGCTTTTAAATCCGCAAAGAGCATCCCTTCTTCAAGATCCATCAGATCTCCAATGA
- the LOC104751257 gene encoding uncharacterized protein LOC104751257, translating into MWFSGGGGGGGLRKLCRASAIFDNEMSYNSLLVRYMSRERAVNVRKINPKVPIQEAYAISNSLYDLFKRHGPLSVPNTWLRAQEAGVSGLNSKTHMKLLLKWMRGKKMLKLICNQVGSSKKFFHTVLPEDPLQEQPAAAPEIINKQAFKKRSK; encoded by the exons atgtggTTCtccggcggtggaggaggaggaggactgAGGAAGCTCTGCAGAGCGTCGGCTATTTTCGATAATGAGATGAGTTATAACTCTTTGTTGGTGAGATACATGTCAAGAGAACGAGCTGTAAACGTCCGTAAGATAAACCCAAAGGTTCCGATCCAAGAAGCTTACGCCATTTCCAATTCACTCTACGATCTCTTCAAGCGACATGGTCCTCTTTCCGTTCCCAACACTTGGCTCCGCGCTCAG GAAGCTGGGGTAAGTGGACTGAACAGCAAAACGCACATGAAGCTATTGTTGAAATGGATGAGAGGCAAAAAGATGCTCAAGTTAATCTGCAACCAAGTTGGATCATCGAAAAAGTTTTTTCACACCGTTTTACCTGAAGATCCTCTACAAGAACAACCGGCTGCTGCGCCTGAGATCATCAATAAACAAGCCTTTAAGAAACGAAGCAAATAA
- the LOC104751258 gene encoding uncharacterized protein LOC104751258, translating to MNCGRVFKSVQALVAHIFLLSFTLALVLKLDHTFTYSWWVVCLPLWAFHAVVARGRFSLPAPIAPRNRHWAPCHAIVATPLLIAFELLLCVYLETAHVRSLPAMSLKIVFLPLLAFEVIILVDNARMCRALMPGDEESVNDEAIWEALPHFWVAISMVFFLAATVFTLLKLSGDVAALGWWDLFINFGIAECFAFLVCTKWSNPVIHRSSSDRETGSSSTTIRYLEWNSGLGVFPEEDRHQDTTCGLQDIGGHIMKIPLIVFQVVLCMHLEGTPEAATHIPVPVLFSPLFLLQGVSVLFAASKLIEKAVLLLRGDEDDSGLYFRFSSRAHDCLGFLHHGSRLLGWWSIDEGSREEQARLYFDQDSGYNTFCGHPPEIVKKMPKKELAEEVWRLQAALGEQTEITKFSQQEYERLQNEKVLCRVCFEREISVVLLPCRHRVLCRNCSDKCKKCPFCRITIEERLPVYDV from the exons ATGAACTGTGGGAGAGTGTTCAAGTCCGTACAAGCCTTGGTGGCTCAcatctttcttttgtcttttacgCTTGCTTTGGTCCTCAAGCTCGACCACACCTTTACTTACTCCTGGTG GGTTGTGTGTCTACCTCTGTGGGCTTTCCATGCTGTTGTTGCACGGGGAAGATTCTCGCTTCCTGCTCCAATTGCTCCTCGTAACCGTCAT TGGGCTCCATGTCATGCTATTGTAGCAACACCGTTGCTTATAGCTTTCGAATTGCTCCTCTGTGTATACCTCGAGACTGCACATG TTCGTTCGCTGCCAGCTATGAGCTTGAAGATTGTATTTCTCCCTTTATTGGCGTTTGAAGTAATAATACTGGTGGACAATGCCAG AATGTGTCGGGCACTGATGCCTGGAGATGAAGAGAGCGTGAATGATGAAGCAATATGGGAAGCTCTTCCT CATTTCTGGGTTGCGATTTCCATGGTGTTCTTTCTGGCTGCTACTGTCTTTACCCTCCTAAAGCTGTCTG GTGACGTAGCTGCTCTTGGCTGGTGGgatttattcataaattttgg AATTGCGGAGTGCTttgcttttcttgtttgtaCAAAATGGTCTAACCCAGTAATTCATAGAAGCTCAAGTGACAGAGAAACGGGGTCATCTTCTACCACTATTAGATATCTTGAGTGGAACAGTGGCCTTGGGGTTTTTCCAGAAGAAGATAGGCACCAAGATACAACTTGTGGCCTGCAAGACATTGGTGGTCATATAATGAAAATTCCCCTCATTGTATTTCAAGTGGTACTTTGCATGCATCTAGAG GGGACTCCTGAAGCTGCTACGCATATACCTGTCCCTGTCCTGTTTTCCCCACTTTTTCTGTTGCAAGGCGTTAGTGTTCTATTTGCTGCTTCTAAATTAATAGAGAAGGCTGTTCTATTGCTGCGCGGCGACGAAGATGATTCAGgattatattttagattttcatcCAGAGCTCACGATTGCTTAGGTTTCTTGCACCATGGATCCAG GCTACTAGGTTGGTGGTCAATTGATGAAGGAAGCCGGGAGGAGCAAGCTCGACTATACTTTGATCAGGATTCTGG TTACAATACCTTCTGTGGCCATCCGCCTGAAATAGTCAAGAAAATGCCAAAGAAAGAGCTTGCTGAGGAG GTGTGGAGACTTCAAGCAGCACTTGGGGAACAAACAGAAATCACAAAATTCAGTCAGCAGGAATATGAGAGACTGCAAAAT GAGAAAGTGCTGTGTAGGGTTTGTTTTGAAAGAGAAATCAGTGTGGTACTGCTTCCATGTAGACACCGTGTTCTCTGCAG GAACTGCTCAGACAAGTGTAAAAAATGTCCCTTCTGCCGTATAACCATCGAAGAGCGGCTCCCCGTGTACGATGTTTAA
- the LOC104753831 gene encoding transcription initiation factor TFIID subunit 2: IRENNSGNPYSDVFWLAVLVQSVGDLEFCQQSLTFLAPLLKRIDRLLQFDRLMPSYNGILTISCIRTLAQTALKLSDSISFEHICKLIEPFRNSDTILQVRVEASRALLDIEYQSKGISSALLLFKKYVVEESSLRGQVKLCVHTMRLCQIAVGYDSEDCVDTVSLLDLLHLFKSHVVFNNEFLGHYLFCIFQILAGRPPTLFGVPKEKPLQLVDVEACIEPKNVFSVPGAEAGGPSLLALGDAKGKSLDVVPFGVPARSQEMFMPIVSELRFPEPVAAYEAQHLEPHMESQNQPLHENPIVNEIPLDGEAPREELANREVNPYPPIKERQKEPDVASVSVSHEVKKSVIRIKVRPSGATSRAEGSARSIERSQGIVVRHDIDRGQTSSASVDAPQRISTDAVSISNQNHVEEVNSCHDVGSRMTASIGSVKFVSEGDTFGKELQCTAESGKTSTSQKADNNIQIAAPSFIPVDNSMENEAQQKYASLQTLSVGKEKDKKKDKEKKEKKRKREDPVYQEKKRLKKEKKRKEKEMAKLVSSTSDPAREKKIESVVAEAKVEEPSNDAELVKVETEAEPSARPFPKFRIKLKSKAFNSS, encoded by the exons attagagaaaacaaCAGTGGGAATCCGTATTCTGATGTATTCTGGCTTGCTGTGCTTGTTCAGTCAGTTGGTGATCTCGAATTCTGTCAACAG AGTTTAACGTTTTTAGCCCCTCTTCTGAAGCGCATTGACAGACTCTTGCAGTTTGACAG GTTGATGCCAAGCTACAATGGCATCTTGACAATTAGCTGCATCAGAACGTTGGCACAGACTGCTCTCAAGCTTTCTGATTCCATCAGTTTC GAACACATCTGTAAACTTATTGAACCTTTCCGAAACTCGGATACAATATTGCAAGTTCGTGTAGAAGCAAGTAGGGCACTTCTTGACATCGAGTACCAATCCAAAGGGATAAGTTCTGCCcttttgttgtttaaaaaatatgtggTAGAAGAATCATCTTTGAGAG GGCAGGTTAAATTGTGTGTACATACGATGCGGTTATGTCAAATAGCAGTTGGATATGACTCCGAAGATTGCGTCGACACTGTTAGTCTTCTGGATTTGCTGCATCTATTCAAGAGCCATGTAGTATTCAACAATGAATTTCTTGGCCACTACTTGTTCTGCATTTTCCAAATCCTCGCTGGAAG ACCCCCAACGTTGTTTGGAGTGCCCAAAGAGAAACCTTTGCAGCTTGTTGATGTGGAGGCCTGCATTGAGCCGAAGAATGTATTTTCGGTCCCGGGAGCAGAAGCAGGGGGGCCATCACTTTTGGCACTTGGAGATGCCAAAGGAAAATCGCTGGATGTTGTTCCTTTTGGTGTTCCAGCGAGATCACAGGAAATGTTCATGCCTATTGTTTCTGAACTGAGGTTTCCAGAACCTGTTGCTGCGTATGAGGCTCAGCATCTTGAACCTCACATGGAAAGTCAAAACCAACCTTTACATGAAAATCCCATTGTTAATGAGATTCCATTGGATGGCGAAGCCCCAAGAGAAGAATTAGCTAATAGGGAAGTAAACCCATACCCTCCAATAAAGGAACGTCAAAAAGAACCTGATGTGGCGTCTGTGTCTGTTAGTCACGAGGTCAAGAAGTCTGTTATACGGATCAAAGTCAGACCATCTGGTGCGACCAGCAGAGCCGAGGGATCAGCACGATCCATAGAAAGATCTCAAGGGATTGTGGTACGACATGATATAGACCGGGGACAAACTAGTTCAGCTTCAGTGGATGCTCCACAGAGAATCTCAACGGATGCTGTGAGCATAAGCAATCAGAATCACGTGGAGGAAGTAAATTCGTGTCACGATGTCGGATCTCGCATGACCGCAAGTATCGGCAGTGTAAAATTTGTAAGCGAAGGCGATACATTTGGGAAAGAGTTGCAATGCACTGCTGAGTCTGGGAAAACTTCGACAAGCCAGAAGGCAGATAATAACATCCAAATCGCAGCGCCTAGCTTCATACCAGTAGATAATAGTATGGAAAACGAGGCGCAGCAGAAATACGCGAGCCTTCAAACACTATCTGTTGGTAAAGAAAAGGATAAGAAGAAAgacaaggaaaagaaagagaagaagaggaagagagaagaccCGGTTTACCAAGAAAAGAAACGgttaaagaaagagaagaaacggaAGGAGAAAGAAATGGCAAAGCTTGTGAGCAGCACTTCGGATCCAGCtagggagaagaagatagagagtgTCGTCGCGGAGGCTAAAGTAGAAGAGCCAAGCAATGATGCCGAATTGGTAAAGGTTGAAACCGAGGCTGAGCCATCAGCTCGTCCGTTTCCCAAGTTCCGAATCAAGTTGAAAAGCAAAGCGTTCAACAGCTCGTAA